The following proteins are co-located in the Ictalurus punctatus breed USDA103 chromosome 14, Coco_2.0, whole genome shotgun sequence genome:
- the si:dkey-29p10.4 gene encoding tripartite motif-containing protein 14, whose protein sequence is MGSSLDKPSDRHAVCPLCHCESWDQITLECGHGFCRKCVKELWSGASAGPYYCLECDHEIRKLPDFFGETDGASTSTGTRLNIKNLGKRLSEHYSSKSLLGKRKFSSSSFRQNIGGQRLGTGSSENHTVIDDSSANETPAKKKTATETPSSERQGTSPLPDTSSTQTTPQVSTASTSISCPENGQRDRKFGDASCSGIQIPKQESPLPVNTKSKESPQKFANSSNSNEEQTRSPKNSPKSSSTSNESSERPSTGGSIVCHYCSSREHRTAVKTCLVCGASMCSEHLRVHLESPVFQSHPLVPAVNDVSQWRCQEHQEMNRIYCRPCGVSVCTVCTVIGSHKDHACISIKEAEKELRACLKSDMKKIQTKEAAILNQVQKLTEKKRSVQESLEGVRSAVAQQYQAMREALKIEEQQALYCVSKEENRVLRSIQAQLDILNPALTTIQRTSQPLINLADAQGASRVQDQAFILEYRKITESVNGLSNPVENLESVEEVNQGRLDCLQEWTEKRLDIVVISMPHRDPFRLLYGLSPTLDPDTAHPKLLLSAEDRRVEYSEAQQDYPDLEARFSVFPQVLGMIALSQGRHYWEVEVSVDDGRWKVGVCDERIGRKGQKDASRLGFYPNSWCLVYEKGKVEALHDKATSPVCATGLQKVGVLLDFEEGSLSFFSVGEEGSLTLLYSFQHEFSEPLYPALAVSKTHLTICDLFARSNTD, encoded by the exons ATGGGTTCTTCTCTTGACAAACCGTCCGATCGCCACGCAGTTTGTCCGTTGTGTCACTGCGAGAGTTGGGATCAGATCACACTGGAATGCGGACACGGATTTTGTCGGAAATGTGTAAAAGAGCTGTGGAGCGGTGCATCCGCGGGCCCTTACTACTGCCTTGAATGCGACCATGAAATCAGGAAGCTACCCGACTTCTTCGGAGAGACAGACGGAGCGTCTACATCTACAGGCACACGCTTAA ACATAAAGAATCTTGGAAAGCGCCTCTCTGAGCATTACTCGTCAAAAAGTTTGCTAGGGAAAAGGAAGTTTAGCTCGTCGTCATTCAGACAGAACATTGGAGGACAACGGCTAGGCACAGGTTCATCTGAAAACCACACTGTCATCGATGACTCATCTGCTAATGAGACAccagcaaaaaagaaaacagccaCAGAAACACCTTCATCGGAAAGACAAGGAACGTCTCCTCTGCCGGACACTTCTTCAACCCAAACCACACCCCAAGTATCCACGGCTTCAACCAGTATATCATGTCCAGAGAATGGTCAAAGAGACAGAAAGTTTGGTGACGCATCCTGTAGTGGAATACAGATACCGAAACAAGAGTCACCACTGCCAGTCAACACCAAGTCCAAGGAGTCCCCACAGAAATTCGCAAACTCCTCCAACAGCAATGAGGAACAGACAAGGAGTCCAAAAAATTCTCCAAAATCTTCAAGCACTTCTAATGAATCCAGTGAAAGGCCTTCAACTGGTGGCTCGATAGTCTGCCACTACTGCTCCAGTCGTGAGCACAGGACGGCTGTGAAGACCTGCCTGGTGTGCGGTGCCTCCATGTGCTCAGAGCACCTGCGGGTTCACCTGGAGTCACCCGTGTTCCAGAGCCATCCTCTTGTACCTGCTGTGAACGACGTGTCACAGTGGAGGTGCCAAGAGCATCAGGAGATGAACCGCATCTACTGCCGTCCTTGTGGGGTGTCTGTGTGCACCGTTTGCACTGTGATCGGCTCGCACAAGGATCATGCCTGCATCAGCATCAAGGAGGCCGAGAAAGAGCTCAGA GCCTGTCTAAAAAGTGATATGAAAAAGATACAGACAAAGGAAGCAGCCATCTTAAACCAAGTGCAGAAGCTCACAGAGAAGAAACGCAGCGTTCAG gAGTCATTAGAGGGTGTACGCTCTGCAGTAGCGCAGCAATATCAGGCCATGCGAGAGGCTCTGAAGATCGAGGAGCAGCAGGCCCTATACTGTGTGTCAAAGGAAGAGAACCGTGTGCTGAGGAGCATCCAGGCACAACTCGACATTCTCAATCCAGCCCTTACAACCATTCAGCGCACTTCCCAACCACTGATTAATTTAGCTGACGCACAGGGGGCATCACGGGTTCAGGACCAGGCCTTCATCCTG gAGTACAGAAAAATAACGGAGTC TGTGAACGGCTTGTCCAACCCTGTGGAGAATCTGGAGTCAGTCGAGGAAGTGAACCAGGGCAGACTGGACTGCCTTCAGGAATGGACAGAAAAGAGACTGGACATTGTAGTCATCTCCATGCCCCACAGAGACCCGTTTAGGCTGCTGT ATGGTTTAAGTCCGACCCTGGACCCTGACACGGCTCACCCGAAGCTGCTGCTCTCTGCCGAGGACAGGCGGGTGGAGTACAGTGAGGCACAGCAGGACTACCCAGATCTAGAGGCTCGCTTCAGCGTCTTCCCCCAGGTGCTGGGTATGATAGCACTGTCCCAGGGCCGCCACTATTGGGAGGTGGAGGTATCTGTAGACGATGGCCGCTGGAAAGTGGGTGTTTGTGATGAGCGCATAGGCAGGAAGGGGCAGAAGGATGCCTCCCGTCTTGGCTTCTACCCAAATTCCTGGTGCCTGGTTTATGAGAAGGGCAAGGTGGAAGCGCTGCACGATAAGGCAACCTCACCTGTGTGTGCCACTGGACTGCAGAAGGTTGGGGTACTTTTGGATTTTGAGGAGGGTAGCTTGTCATTCTTCAGTGTGGGTGAAGAAGGTAGTCTTACTTTACTGTACAGCTTCCAACACGAGTTCTCTGAGCCTCTCTATCCTGCTCTGGCTGTGTCCAAAACGCACCTCACTATCTGTGACCTGTTTGCTCGATCCAATACAGACTGA